A genome region from Megalobrama amblycephala isolate DHTTF-2021 linkage group LG18, ASM1881202v1, whole genome shotgun sequence includes the following:
- the cast gene encoding calpastatin isoform X23 encodes MLYLRSHQRTITICLEAHACNGNTSLQKVSVPQTSRFQSQQVTPTATSQVSTAKPAQYEDVDPFDALSGTLPSSQPLAPKVPKYTGPEITEPNIKPEKGVLCGERDDTLPPGYRKEDMEKKNPAGVPEKPKDVPKPISTDDALESLSSGFVSSSAPPKKTDVKTETIGAVDVRSAGITNFAPPPPSQQKQPATSQPATVTKSPAPPADKKAKLEIPAQSTKPKTDESDSMLLDALGALGDTLGAPEPPKKSPELKPGQIVDEKKQTSEKSVGLGEREDTLPPDYRFSEEELMKYPPPKKEPSLNTDDALDILSEGFTAPAAAPVVKASVPPAQEKKKPDAVPEKTKDLPKETKKPDAIPEKTKDVPKETKKPAGVPEKTKDVPKHKADELSALDALAGDFVAPAQSASKVSSAAPQKITPPGPKQKLETDEDAFSALGDTLGAPEPPKKQPELKPGDIVHEKDVTSEKGVRVGEREDTLPPAYRFSEEDLKKYPPPKKEPSLDPTEALDILSGDFTTPTVPSAAMTPVCSSSKSPAKPSDSASDFALDALAGDFVAPSSASKVQSAVSGPPHADRQLSEGTSSALDALSDTLGDIKAAPEPAPVPPKAVVKEKNIVEEKVSKPGERDDSLPPEYRFSEEERKAFIATNQKDVKPKQTSIDDTAALDMLSSDFSAVPAVKPSAPDGKHFTPEPTPPTHKATGPVLDELAGKLIPNLTDPKAKDSKPKAKGGKPKPKPKKQSVEDSSATDQLPGKVSSDVVPSSSTKGGNR; translated from the exons GATGTAGATCCGTTTGATGCCCTGTCTGGCACTTTACCCTCATCACAACCTCTGGCTCCTAAAGTCCCAAAATACACTGGACCAGAGATTACAGAG CCAAATATAAAACCAGAGAAGGGTGTTTTGTGTGGTGAGAGAGATGACACACTGCCGCCCGGATACAGAAAGGAAGACATG gaAAAGAAAAATCCTGCTGGAGTTCCTGAGAAGCCTAAAGACGTTCCTAAG CCAATAAGCACAGACGATGCGCTGGAGTCCCTCTCTTCTGGGTTTGTGTCTTCTTCAGCTCCTCCTAAGAAGACAGATGTG AAAACTGAAACGATAGGAGCAGTCGACGTTCGTTCGGCAGGTATCACCAACTTTGCTCCCCCTCCACCCTCTCAGCAG AAACAACCAGCAACGTCTCAACCTGCTACTGTTACTAAATCACCTGCTCCACCGGCTGACAAGAAAGCCAAACTGGAGATCCCCGCACAATCCACTAAACCAAAGACAGATGAG TCAGACTCCATGTTGCTGGATGCTCTCGGTGCTTTGGGCGACACACTGGGCGCTCCAGAACCACCCAAAAAATCACCTGAACTCAAACCTGGCCAGATAGTTGAT GAGAAGAAACAGACATCAGAGAAGAGTGTTGGTCTCGGGGAGAGAGAGGACACACTCCCACCAGATTATAGATTCTCCGAGGAAGAGCTTATGAAATATCCTCCTCCTAAAAAAGAG CCCTCACTGAACACAGATGATGCACTGGACATTCTTTCTGAAGGTTTCACGGCCCCTGCAGCAGCACCTGTTGTTAAGGCATCTGTTCCTCCTGCACAG GAAAAGAAGAAACCTGATGCAGTTCCAGAAAAGACTAAAGATCTTCCTAAG GAAACAAAGAAGCCTGATGCAATTCCTGAGAAGACTAAAGACGTTCCCAAG GAAACAAAGAAGCCTGCTGGAGTTCCTGAGAAGACTAAAGACGTTCCCAAG CATAAAGCAGATGAATTATCAGCACTGGATGCTCTGGCAGGTGATTTTGTGGCTCCTGCACAGTCTGCTTCTAAG GTTTCTTCAGCTGCTCCTCAAAAAATTACCCCTCCAGGCCCTAAGCAAAAACTAGAGACAGATGAG GATGCTTTCAGCGCTCTGGGCGACACACTGGGTGCACCAGAACCACCAAAAAAACAACCTGAACTCAAACCTGGGGACATCGTTCAT GAGAAGGACGTGACATCAGAGAAGGGTGTTCGTGTCGGGGAGAGAGAGGACACACTCCCACCAGCTTACAGATTCTCAGAGGAAGATCTCAAGAAATATCCTCCCCCTAAGAAAGAG CCTTCCCTAGACCCCACTGAAGCTCTGGATATTCTGTCTGGTGATTTTACCACCCCCACTGTCCCATCTGCTGCCATGACCCCTGTTTGTTCTTCCTCTAAGTCTCCTGCTAAG CCTTCAGATTCAGCTTCAGATTTTGCTTTAGATGCTCTTGCAGGTGATTTTGTCGCTCCTTCTTCTGCATCCAAAGTTCAGTCTGCTGTTTCTGGCCCTCCACATGCTGACAGACAG TTGTCAGAAGGTACCTCATCAGCTTTGGATGCCCTCTCAGACACTCTGGGAGACATAAAAGCAGCCCCTGAGCCCGCCCCTGTCCCACCAAAAGCCGTAGTTAAG GAAAAGAATATAGTGGAGGAGAAAGTTAGTAAACCAGGTGAGAGAGACGACAGCCTTCCACCAGAATATAGGTTCTCAGAGGAAGAACGCAAG GCATTTATAGCAACAAATCAGAAAGACGTCAAACCAAAGCAG ACATCAATCGATGACACAGCGGCCCTTGACATGCTGTCTAGTGATTTTTCTGCAGTACCGGCCGTGAAGCCCTCCGCACCTGATGGCAAACACTTCACCCCTGAACCAACACCGCCAACCCATAAG GCAACAGGTCCAGTTTTGGATGAGCTGGCAGGCAAATTGATTCCCAACCTGACTGACCCCAAAGCCAAAGACAGCAAACCAAAG GCAAAGGGGGGCAAACCAAAGCCTAAACCAAAG AAACAGTCAGTAGAAGATTCCTCAGCCACGGACCAGCTGCCCGGTAAAGTGAGCTCAGATGTGGTGCCTTCATCTTCCACAAAGGGCGGAAACAGATAG
- the cast gene encoding calpastatin isoform X24 produces MGQIISWIRGTQDQPALQDVAVEQQVLLTGYNHIESQQVTPTATSQVSTAKPAQYEDVDPFDALSGTLPSSQPLAPKVPKYTGPEITEPNIKPEKGVLCGERDDTLPPGYRKEDMEKKNPAGVPEKPKDVPKPISTDDALESLSSGFVSSSAPPKKTDVKTETIGAVDVRSAGITNFAPPPPSQQKQPATSQPATVTKSPAPPADKKAKLEIPAQSTKPKTDESDSMLLDALGALGDTLGAPEPPKKSPELKPGQIVDEKKQTSEKSVGLGEREDTLPPDYRFSEEELMKYPPPKKEPSLNTDDALDILSEGFTAPAAAPVVKASVPPAQEKKKPDAVPEKTKDLPKETKKPDAIPEKTKDVPKETKKPAGVPEKTKDVPKHKADELSALDALAGDFVAPAQSASKVSSAAPQKITPPGPKQKLETDEDAFSALGDTLGAPEPPKKQPELKPGDIVHEKDVTSEKGVRVGEREDTLPPAYRFSEEDLKKYPPPKKEPSLDPTEALDILSGDFTTPTVPSAAMTPVCSSSKSPAKPSDSASDFALDALAGDFVAPSSASKVQSAVSGPPHADRQLSEGTSSALDALSDTLGDIKAAPEPAPVPPKAVVKEKNIVEEKVSKPGERDDSLPPEYRFSEEERKAFIATNQKDVKPKQTSIDDTAALDMLSSDFSAVPAVKPSAPDGKHFTPEPTPPTHKATGPVLDELAGKLIPNLTDPKAKDSKPKAKGGKPKPKPKKQSVEDSSATDQLPGKVSSDVVPSSSTKGGNR; encoded by the exons GATGTAGATCCGTTTGATGCCCTGTCTGGCACTTTACCCTCATCACAACCTCTGGCTCCTAAAGTCCCAAAATACACTGGACCAGAGATTACAGAG CCAAATATAAAACCAGAGAAGGGTGTTTTGTGTGGTGAGAGAGATGACACACTGCCGCCCGGATACAGAAAGGAAGACATG gaAAAGAAAAATCCTGCTGGAGTTCCTGAGAAGCCTAAAGACGTTCCTAAG CCAATAAGCACAGACGATGCGCTGGAGTCCCTCTCTTCTGGGTTTGTGTCTTCTTCAGCTCCTCCTAAGAAGACAGATGTG AAAACTGAAACGATAGGAGCAGTCGACGTTCGTTCGGCAGGTATCACCAACTTTGCTCCCCCTCCACCCTCTCAGCAG AAACAACCAGCAACGTCTCAACCTGCTACTGTTACTAAATCACCTGCTCCACCGGCTGACAAGAAAGCCAAACTGGAGATCCCCGCACAATCCACTAAACCAAAGACAGATGAG TCAGACTCCATGTTGCTGGATGCTCTCGGTGCTTTGGGCGACACACTGGGCGCTCCAGAACCACCCAAAAAATCACCTGAACTCAAACCTGGCCAGATAGTTGAT GAGAAGAAACAGACATCAGAGAAGAGTGTTGGTCTCGGGGAGAGAGAGGACACACTCCCACCAGATTATAGATTCTCCGAGGAAGAGCTTATGAAATATCCTCCTCCTAAAAAAGAG CCCTCACTGAACACAGATGATGCACTGGACATTCTTTCTGAAGGTTTCACGGCCCCTGCAGCAGCACCTGTTGTTAAGGCATCTGTTCCTCCTGCACAG GAAAAGAAGAAACCTGATGCAGTTCCAGAAAAGACTAAAGATCTTCCTAAG GAAACAAAGAAGCCTGATGCAATTCCTGAGAAGACTAAAGACGTTCCCAAG GAAACAAAGAAGCCTGCTGGAGTTCCTGAGAAGACTAAAGACGTTCCCAAG CATAAAGCAGATGAATTATCAGCACTGGATGCTCTGGCAGGTGATTTTGTGGCTCCTGCACAGTCTGCTTCTAAG GTTTCTTCAGCTGCTCCTCAAAAAATTACCCCTCCAGGCCCTAAGCAAAAACTAGAGACAGATGAG GATGCTTTCAGCGCTCTGGGCGACACACTGGGTGCACCAGAACCACCAAAAAAACAACCTGAACTCAAACCTGGGGACATCGTTCAT GAGAAGGACGTGACATCAGAGAAGGGTGTTCGTGTCGGGGAGAGAGAGGACACACTCCCACCAGCTTACAGATTCTCAGAGGAAGATCTCAAGAAATATCCTCCCCCTAAGAAAGAG CCTTCCCTAGACCCCACTGAAGCTCTGGATATTCTGTCTGGTGATTTTACCACCCCCACTGTCCCATCTGCTGCCATGACCCCTGTTTGTTCTTCCTCTAAGTCTCCTGCTAAG CCTTCAGATTCAGCTTCAGATTTTGCTTTAGATGCTCTTGCAGGTGATTTTGTCGCTCCTTCTTCTGCATCCAAAGTTCAGTCTGCTGTTTCTGGCCCTCCACATGCTGACAGACAG TTGTCAGAAGGTACCTCATCAGCTTTGGATGCCCTCTCAGACACTCTGGGAGACATAAAAGCAGCCCCTGAGCCCGCCCCTGTCCCACCAAAAGCCGTAGTTAAG GAAAAGAATATAGTGGAGGAGAAAGTTAGTAAACCAGGTGAGAGAGACGACAGCCTTCCACCAGAATATAGGTTCTCAGAGGAAGAACGCAAG GCATTTATAGCAACAAATCAGAAAGACGTCAAACCAAAGCAG ACATCAATCGATGACACAGCGGCCCTTGACATGCTGTCTAGTGATTTTTCTGCAGTACCGGCCGTGAAGCCCTCCGCACCTGATGGCAAACACTTCACCCCTGAACCAACACCGCCAACCCATAAG GCAACAGGTCCAGTTTTGGATGAGCTGGCAGGCAAATTGATTCCCAACCTGACTGACCCCAAAGCCAAAGACAGCAAACCAAAG GCAAAGGGGGGCAAACCAAAGCCTAAACCAAAG AAACAGTCAGTAGAAGATTCCTCAGCCACGGACCAGCTGCCCGGTAAAGTGAGCTCAGATGTGGTGCCTTCATCTTCCACAAAGGGCGGAAACAGATAG
- the cast gene encoding calpastatin isoform X17, with the protein MGQIISWIRGTQDQPALQDVAVEQQVLLTGYNHIETGLQTKVKQDTLLVLLQMSQQVTPTATSQVSTAKPAQYEDVDPFDALSGTLPSSQPLAPKVPKYTGPEITEPNIKPEKGVLCGERDDTLPPGYRKEDMEKKNPAGVPEKPKDVPKPISTDDALESLSSGFVSSSAPPKKTDVKTETIGAVDVRSAGITNFAPPPPSQQKQPATSQPATVTKSPAPPADKKAKLEIPAQSTKPKTDESDSMLLDALGALGDTLGAPEPPKKSPELKPGQIVDEKKQTSEKSVGLGEREDTLPPDYRFSEEELMKYPPPKKEPSLNTDDALDILSEGFTAPAAAPVVKASVPPAQEKKKPDAVPEKTKDLPKETKKPDAIPEKTKDVPKETKKPAGVPEKTKDVPKHKADELSALDALAGDFVAPAQSASKVSSAAPQKITPPGPKQKLETDEDAFSALGDTLGAPEPPKKQPELKPGDIVHEKDVTSEKGVRVGEREDTLPPAYRFSEEDLKKYPPPKKEPSLDPTEALDILSGDFTTPTVPSAAMTPVCSSSKSPAKPSDSASDFALDALAGDFVAPSSASKVQSAVSGPPHADRQLSEGTSSALDALSDTLGDIKAAPEPAPVPPKAVVKEKNIVEEKVSKPGERDDSLPPEYRFSEEERKAFIATNQKDVKPKQTSIDDTAALDMLSSDFSAVPAVKPSAPDGKHFTPEPTPPTHKATGPVLDELAGKLIPNLTDPKAKDSKPKAKGGKPKPKPKKQSVEDSSATDQLPGKVSSDVVPSSSTKGGNR; encoded by the exons GATGTAGATCCGTTTGATGCCCTGTCTGGCACTTTACCCTCATCACAACCTCTGGCTCCTAAAGTCCCAAAATACACTGGACCAGAGATTACAGAG CCAAATATAAAACCAGAGAAGGGTGTTTTGTGTGGTGAGAGAGATGACACACTGCCGCCCGGATACAGAAAGGAAGACATG gaAAAGAAAAATCCTGCTGGAGTTCCTGAGAAGCCTAAAGACGTTCCTAAG CCAATAAGCACAGACGATGCGCTGGAGTCCCTCTCTTCTGGGTTTGTGTCTTCTTCAGCTCCTCCTAAGAAGACAGATGTG AAAACTGAAACGATAGGAGCAGTCGACGTTCGTTCGGCAGGTATCACCAACTTTGCTCCCCCTCCACCCTCTCAGCAG AAACAACCAGCAACGTCTCAACCTGCTACTGTTACTAAATCACCTGCTCCACCGGCTGACAAGAAAGCCAAACTGGAGATCCCCGCACAATCCACTAAACCAAAGACAGATGAG TCAGACTCCATGTTGCTGGATGCTCTCGGTGCTTTGGGCGACACACTGGGCGCTCCAGAACCACCCAAAAAATCACCTGAACTCAAACCTGGCCAGATAGTTGAT GAGAAGAAACAGACATCAGAGAAGAGTGTTGGTCTCGGGGAGAGAGAGGACACACTCCCACCAGATTATAGATTCTCCGAGGAAGAGCTTATGAAATATCCTCCTCCTAAAAAAGAG CCCTCACTGAACACAGATGATGCACTGGACATTCTTTCTGAAGGTTTCACGGCCCCTGCAGCAGCACCTGTTGTTAAGGCATCTGTTCCTCCTGCACAG GAAAAGAAGAAACCTGATGCAGTTCCAGAAAAGACTAAAGATCTTCCTAAG GAAACAAAGAAGCCTGATGCAATTCCTGAGAAGACTAAAGACGTTCCCAAG GAAACAAAGAAGCCTGCTGGAGTTCCTGAGAAGACTAAAGACGTTCCCAAG CATAAAGCAGATGAATTATCAGCACTGGATGCTCTGGCAGGTGATTTTGTGGCTCCTGCACAGTCTGCTTCTAAG GTTTCTTCAGCTGCTCCTCAAAAAATTACCCCTCCAGGCCCTAAGCAAAAACTAGAGACAGATGAG GATGCTTTCAGCGCTCTGGGCGACACACTGGGTGCACCAGAACCACCAAAAAAACAACCTGAACTCAAACCTGGGGACATCGTTCAT GAGAAGGACGTGACATCAGAGAAGGGTGTTCGTGTCGGGGAGAGAGAGGACACACTCCCACCAGCTTACAGATTCTCAGAGGAAGATCTCAAGAAATATCCTCCCCCTAAGAAAGAG CCTTCCCTAGACCCCACTGAAGCTCTGGATATTCTGTCTGGTGATTTTACCACCCCCACTGTCCCATCTGCTGCCATGACCCCTGTTTGTTCTTCCTCTAAGTCTCCTGCTAAG CCTTCAGATTCAGCTTCAGATTTTGCTTTAGATGCTCTTGCAGGTGATTTTGTCGCTCCTTCTTCTGCATCCAAAGTTCAGTCTGCTGTTTCTGGCCCTCCACATGCTGACAGACAG TTGTCAGAAGGTACCTCATCAGCTTTGGATGCCCTCTCAGACACTCTGGGAGACATAAAAGCAGCCCCTGAGCCCGCCCCTGTCCCACCAAAAGCCGTAGTTAAG GAAAAGAATATAGTGGAGGAGAAAGTTAGTAAACCAGGTGAGAGAGACGACAGCCTTCCACCAGAATATAGGTTCTCAGAGGAAGAACGCAAG GCATTTATAGCAACAAATCAGAAAGACGTCAAACCAAAGCAG ACATCAATCGATGACACAGCGGCCCTTGACATGCTGTCTAGTGATTTTTCTGCAGTACCGGCCGTGAAGCCCTCCGCACCTGATGGCAAACACTTCACCCCTGAACCAACACCGCCAACCCATAAG GCAACAGGTCCAGTTTTGGATGAGCTGGCAGGCAAATTGATTCCCAACCTGACTGACCCCAAAGCCAAAGACAGCAAACCAAAG GCAAAGGGGGGCAAACCAAAGCCTAAACCAAAG AAACAGTCAGTAGAAGATTCCTCAGCCACGGACCAGCTGCCCGGTAAAGTGAGCTCAGATGTGGTGCCTTCATCTTCCACAAAGGGCGGAAACAGATAG
- the cast gene encoding calpastatin isoform X22 — MGQIISWIRGTQDQPALQDVAVEQQSQQVTPTATSQVSTAKPAQYEVQVEVGPGAKVSTGDVDPFDALSGTLPSSQPLAPKVPKYTGPEITEPNIKPEKGVLCGERDDTLPPGYRKEDMEKKNPAGVPEKPKDVPKPISTDDALESLSSGFVSSSAPPKKTDVKTETIGAVDVRSAGITNFAPPPPSQQKQPATSQPATVTKSPAPPADKKAKLEIPAQSTKPKTDESDSMLLDALGALGDTLGAPEPPKKSPELKPGQIVDEKKQTSEKSVGLGEREDTLPPDYRFSEEELMKYPPPKKEPSLNTDDALDILSEGFTAPAAAPVVKASVPPAQEKKKPDAVPEKTKDLPKETKKPDAIPEKTKDVPKETKKPAGVPEKTKDVPKHKADELSALDALAGDFVAPAQSASKVSSAAPQKITPPGPKQKLETDEDAFSALGDTLGAPEPPKKQPELKPGDIVHEKDVTSEKGVRVGEREDTLPPAYRFSEEDLKKYPPPKKEPSLDPTEALDILSGDFTTPTVPSAAMTPVCSSSKSPAKPSDSASDFALDALAGDFVAPSSASKVQSAVSGPPHADRQLSEGTSSALDALSDTLGDIKAAPEPAPVPPKAVVKEKNIVEEKVSKPGERDDSLPPEYRFSEEERKAFIATNQKDVKPKQTSIDDTAALDMLSSDFSAVPAVKPSAPDGKHFTPEPTPPTHKATGPVLDELAGKLIPNLTDPKAKDSKPKAKGGKPKPKPKKQSVEDSSATDQLPGKVSSDVVPSSSTKGGNR, encoded by the exons GTGCAAGTGGAAGTGGGTCCAGGAGCTAAAGTCAGTACGGGG GATGTAGATCCGTTTGATGCCCTGTCTGGCACTTTACCCTCATCACAACCTCTGGCTCCTAAAGTCCCAAAATACACTGGACCAGAGATTACAGAG CCAAATATAAAACCAGAGAAGGGTGTTTTGTGTGGTGAGAGAGATGACACACTGCCGCCCGGATACAGAAAGGAAGACATG gaAAAGAAAAATCCTGCTGGAGTTCCTGAGAAGCCTAAAGACGTTCCTAAG CCAATAAGCACAGACGATGCGCTGGAGTCCCTCTCTTCTGGGTTTGTGTCTTCTTCAGCTCCTCCTAAGAAGACAGATGTG AAAACTGAAACGATAGGAGCAGTCGACGTTCGTTCGGCAGGTATCACCAACTTTGCTCCCCCTCCACCCTCTCAGCAG AAACAACCAGCAACGTCTCAACCTGCTACTGTTACTAAATCACCTGCTCCACCGGCTGACAAGAAAGCCAAACTGGAGATCCCCGCACAATCCACTAAACCAAAGACAGATGAG TCAGACTCCATGTTGCTGGATGCTCTCGGTGCTTTGGGCGACACACTGGGCGCTCCAGAACCACCCAAAAAATCACCTGAACTCAAACCTGGCCAGATAGTTGAT GAGAAGAAACAGACATCAGAGAAGAGTGTTGGTCTCGGGGAGAGAGAGGACACACTCCCACCAGATTATAGATTCTCCGAGGAAGAGCTTATGAAATATCCTCCTCCTAAAAAAGAG CCCTCACTGAACACAGATGATGCACTGGACATTCTTTCTGAAGGTTTCACGGCCCCTGCAGCAGCACCTGTTGTTAAGGCATCTGTTCCTCCTGCACAG GAAAAGAAGAAACCTGATGCAGTTCCAGAAAAGACTAAAGATCTTCCTAAG GAAACAAAGAAGCCTGATGCAATTCCTGAGAAGACTAAAGACGTTCCCAAG GAAACAAAGAAGCCTGCTGGAGTTCCTGAGAAGACTAAAGACGTTCCCAAG CATAAAGCAGATGAATTATCAGCACTGGATGCTCTGGCAGGTGATTTTGTGGCTCCTGCACAGTCTGCTTCTAAG GTTTCTTCAGCTGCTCCTCAAAAAATTACCCCTCCAGGCCCTAAGCAAAAACTAGAGACAGATGAG GATGCTTTCAGCGCTCTGGGCGACACACTGGGTGCACCAGAACCACCAAAAAAACAACCTGAACTCAAACCTGGGGACATCGTTCAT GAGAAGGACGTGACATCAGAGAAGGGTGTTCGTGTCGGGGAGAGAGAGGACACACTCCCACCAGCTTACAGATTCTCAGAGGAAGATCTCAAGAAATATCCTCCCCCTAAGAAAGAG CCTTCCCTAGACCCCACTGAAGCTCTGGATATTCTGTCTGGTGATTTTACCACCCCCACTGTCCCATCTGCTGCCATGACCCCTGTTTGTTCTTCCTCTAAGTCTCCTGCTAAG CCTTCAGATTCAGCTTCAGATTTTGCTTTAGATGCTCTTGCAGGTGATTTTGTCGCTCCTTCTTCTGCATCCAAAGTTCAGTCTGCTGTTTCTGGCCCTCCACATGCTGACAGACAG TTGTCAGAAGGTACCTCATCAGCTTTGGATGCCCTCTCAGACACTCTGGGAGACATAAAAGCAGCCCCTGAGCCCGCCCCTGTCCCACCAAAAGCCGTAGTTAAG GAAAAGAATATAGTGGAGGAGAAAGTTAGTAAACCAGGTGAGAGAGACGACAGCCTTCCACCAGAATATAGGTTCTCAGAGGAAGAACGCAAG GCATTTATAGCAACAAATCAGAAAGACGTCAAACCAAAGCAG ACATCAATCGATGACACAGCGGCCCTTGACATGCTGTCTAGTGATTTTTCTGCAGTACCGGCCGTGAAGCCCTCCGCACCTGATGGCAAACACTTCACCCCTGAACCAACACCGCCAACCCATAAG GCAACAGGTCCAGTTTTGGATGAGCTGGCAGGCAAATTGATTCCCAACCTGACTGACCCCAAAGCCAAAGACAGCAAACCAAAG GCAAAGGGGGGCAAACCAAAGCCTAAACCAAAG AAACAGTCAGTAGAAGATTCCTCAGCCACGGACCAGCTGCCCGGTAAAGTGAGCTCAGATGTGGTGCCTTCATCTTCCACAAAGGGCGGAAACAGATAG
- the cast gene encoding calpastatin isoform X26, which produces MGQIISWIRGTQDQPALQDVAVEQQVLLTGYNHIETGLQTKVKQDTLLVLLQMSQQVTPTATSQVSTAKPAQYEDVDPFDALSGTLPSSQPLAPKVPKYTGPEITEEKKNPAGVPEKPKDVPKPISTDDALESLSSGFVSSSAPPKKTDVKTETIGAVDVRSAGITNFAPPPPSQQKQPATSQPATVTKSPAPPADKKAKLEIPAQSTKPKTDESDSMLLDALGALGDTLGAPEPPKKSPELKPGQIVDEKKQTSEKSVGLGEREDTLPPDYRFSEEELMKYPPPKKEPSLNTDDALDILSEGFTAPAAAPVVKASVPPAQEKKKPDAVPEKTKDLPKETKKPDAIPEKTKDVPKETKKPAGVPEKTKDVPKHKADELSALDALAGDFVAPAQSASKVSSAAPQKITPPGPKQKLETDEDAFSALGDTLGAPEPPKKQPELKPGDIVHEKDVTSEKGVRVGEREDTLPPAYRFSEEDLKKYPPPKKEPSLDPTEALDILSGDFTTPTVPSAAMTPVCSSSKSPAKPSDSASDFALDALAGDFVAPSSASKVQSAVSGPPHADRQLSEGTSSALDALSDTLGDIKAAPEPAPVPPKAVVKEKNIVEEKVSKPGERDDSLPPEYRFSEEERKAFIATNQKDVKPKQTSIDDTAALDMLSSDFSAVPAVKPSAPDGKHFTPEPTPPTHKATGPVLDELAGKLIPNLTDPKAKDSKPKAKGGKPKPKPKKQSVEDSSATDQLPGKVSSDVVPSSSTKGGNR; this is translated from the exons GATGTAGATCCGTTTGATGCCCTGTCTGGCACTTTACCCTCATCACAACCTCTGGCTCCTAAAGTCCCAAAATACACTGGACCAGAGATTACAGAG gaAAAGAAAAATCCTGCTGGAGTTCCTGAGAAGCCTAAAGACGTTCCTAAG CCAATAAGCACAGACGATGCGCTGGAGTCCCTCTCTTCTGGGTTTGTGTCTTCTTCAGCTCCTCCTAAGAAGACAGATGTG AAAACTGAAACGATAGGAGCAGTCGACGTTCGTTCGGCAGGTATCACCAACTTTGCTCCCCCTCCACCCTCTCAGCAG AAACAACCAGCAACGTCTCAACCTGCTACTGTTACTAAATCACCTGCTCCACCGGCTGACAAGAAAGCCAAACTGGAGATCCCCGCACAATCCACTAAACCAAAGACAGATGAG TCAGACTCCATGTTGCTGGATGCTCTCGGTGCTTTGGGCGACACACTGGGCGCTCCAGAACCACCCAAAAAATCACCTGAACTCAAACCTGGCCAGATAGTTGAT GAGAAGAAACAGACATCAGAGAAGAGTGTTGGTCTCGGGGAGAGAGAGGACACACTCCCACCAGATTATAGATTCTCCGAGGAAGAGCTTATGAAATATCCTCCTCCTAAAAAAGAG CCCTCACTGAACACAGATGATGCACTGGACATTCTTTCTGAAGGTTTCACGGCCCCTGCAGCAGCACCTGTTGTTAAGGCATCTGTTCCTCCTGCACAG GAAAAGAAGAAACCTGATGCAGTTCCAGAAAAGACTAAAGATCTTCCTAAG GAAACAAAGAAGCCTGATGCAATTCCTGAGAAGACTAAAGACGTTCCCAAG GAAACAAAGAAGCCTGCTGGAGTTCCTGAGAAGACTAAAGACGTTCCCAAG CATAAAGCAGATGAATTATCAGCACTGGATGCTCTGGCAGGTGATTTTGTGGCTCCTGCACAGTCTGCTTCTAAG GTTTCTTCAGCTGCTCCTCAAAAAATTACCCCTCCAGGCCCTAAGCAAAAACTAGAGACAGATGAG GATGCTTTCAGCGCTCTGGGCGACACACTGGGTGCACCAGAACCACCAAAAAAACAACCTGAACTCAAACCTGGGGACATCGTTCAT GAGAAGGACGTGACATCAGAGAAGGGTGTTCGTGTCGGGGAGAGAGAGGACACACTCCCACCAGCTTACAGATTCTCAGAGGAAGATCTCAAGAAATATCCTCCCCCTAAGAAAGAG CCTTCCCTAGACCCCACTGAAGCTCTGGATATTCTGTCTGGTGATTTTACCACCCCCACTGTCCCATCTGCTGCCATGACCCCTGTTTGTTCTTCCTCTAAGTCTCCTGCTAAG CCTTCAGATTCAGCTTCAGATTTTGCTTTAGATGCTCTTGCAGGTGATTTTGTCGCTCCTTCTTCTGCATCCAAAGTTCAGTCTGCTGTTTCTGGCCCTCCACATGCTGACAGACAG TTGTCAGAAGGTACCTCATCAGCTTTGGATGCCCTCTCAGACACTCTGGGAGACATAAAAGCAGCCCCTGAGCCCGCCCCTGTCCCACCAAAAGCCGTAGTTAAG GAAAAGAATATAGTGGAGGAGAAAGTTAGTAAACCAGGTGAGAGAGACGACAGCCTTCCACCAGAATATAGGTTCTCAGAGGAAGAACGCAAG GCATTTATAGCAACAAATCAGAAAGACGTCAAACCAAAGCAG ACATCAATCGATGACACAGCGGCCCTTGACATGCTGTCTAGTGATTTTTCTGCAGTACCGGCCGTGAAGCCCTCCGCACCTGATGGCAAACACTTCACCCCTGAACCAACACCGCCAACCCATAAG GCAACAGGTCCAGTTTTGGATGAGCTGGCAGGCAAATTGATTCCCAACCTGACTGACCCCAAAGCCAAAGACAGCAAACCAAAG GCAAAGGGGGGCAAACCAAAGCCTAAACCAAAG AAACAGTCAGTAGAAGATTCCTCAGCCACGGACCAGCTGCCCGGTAAAGTGAGCTCAGATGTGGTGCCTTCATCTTCCACAAAGGGCGGAAACAGATAG